In Novosphingobium resinovorum, the following are encoded in one genomic region:
- a CDS encoding cupin domain-containing protein has protein sequence MADQSYDQYREEMIGRANVADTPELVAYYERLKQLGTGALWTVANKIEPWEPISTSVPYLWRYKDLRDDVMKALDLVTPEQAGRRVVYLENPGRADVVAAVGWLYSGLQVMGPGELASSHRHSASALRFIMEGEGAFTNVDGHKMTLGANDFVLTPNGTWHEHGVAEGGTPCIWQDGLDIPLMNALEANFYEVHPDLQQAVSYPVDDSTATWAGTGLRPAGMAWSKPYSPLFKYEWAPTYEALTKYARVTDGSPFDGVMMEYVNPHTGGPVMQTIGASMQLLRPGERTKAHRQTGSFVYQCAKGKGWSIINGQRFDWQERDIFVVPAWMYHEHANASDSEDACLFTFNDLPVMRALGLYREEALAENGGHQPILT, from the coding sequence ATGGCCGATCAGAGCTACGACCAGTACCGTGAGGAAATGATCGGCCGCGCGAACGTGGCGGATACCCCCGAACTGGTGGCCTATTATGAGCGCCTGAAGCAGCTGGGCACCGGCGCGCTGTGGACCGTGGCGAACAAGATCGAACCGTGGGAACCGATCTCCACCTCGGTGCCGTATCTGTGGCGCTACAAGGACCTGCGCGACGACGTGATGAAGGCGCTCGACCTCGTCACACCGGAGCAGGCGGGGCGCCGCGTCGTCTATCTGGAGAACCCGGGCCGCGCCGACGTGGTCGCCGCCGTGGGCTGGCTCTACTCGGGCCTGCAGGTGATGGGGCCGGGCGAACTCGCCTCCAGCCACCGCCATTCCGCCTCCGCGCTGCGCTTCATCATGGAGGGCGAAGGGGCCTTCACCAATGTCGACGGGCACAAGATGACGCTGGGCGCGAACGACTTCGTGCTCACCCCCAACGGCACCTGGCACGAACATGGCGTCGCCGAGGGCGGCACCCCCTGTATCTGGCAGGACGGTCTCGACATTCCGCTGATGAACGCGCTGGAAGCCAACTTCTACGAGGTTCACCCCGATCTGCAGCAGGCGGTCTCCTACCCGGTCGACGATTCCACCGCGACCTGGGCGGGCACCGGCCTGCGCCCGGCAGGCATGGCCTGGTCCAAGCCCTATTCGCCGCTGTTCAAATACGAATGGGCGCCCACCTACGAGGCGCTGACGAAATACGCACGAGTCACCGACGGGTCGCCCTTCGACGGTGTGATGATGGAATACGTCAATCCGCATACCGGCGGTCCGGTGATGCAGACGATCGGCGCCTCCATGCAGCTGCTGCGCCCCGGCGAGCGGACGAAAGCCCACCGCCAGACCGGCAGCTTCGTCTACCAGTGCGCCAAGGGGAAGGGCTGGTCGATTATCAACGGCCAGCGCTTCGACTGGCAGGAACGCGACATCTTCGTGGTTCCCGCCTGGATGTACCACGAGCACGCGAACGCCTCGGACAGCGAGGATGCGTGCCTGTTCACCTTCAACGACCTGCCCGTGATGCGCGCGCTTGGCCTCTACCGT